The following are encoded together in the Pseudomonadota bacterium genome:
- a CDS encoding phosphotransferase encodes MKALILAAGLGTRLLPYTEHTPKPLFPVGGRPLIDIIIRKLEAAGCEAIIINIHHLYQKIDDFISSQKYLIPVFTRYEPLILGTGGAIKNVADFLDNKPFIVINSDILTDINLQEVYSFHLEHNGCVTLVLIDFEKFNNVFVSQDNLVLGFEQQQRENSLQPVCGQDYNTRLAFTGIQVIDPEIIDLIPENKFSHSIDVYRQIIADGKQIHAYIPDKLCWNDLGTPEAYKEAVIEETAPKAFKVAFGDYRKQEIKTINLAGDGSDRKWFRLISGQYSLIMADHGIRREISNTEVDSFIQIGNHLNSKGLPLPRIYLHDAFSGLVFVEDLGDVNLQAVIINATSQSEIINWYRSIIDQLIELSISGGFDFDTSWTYQTSNYSIELIMQKECGYFTDAFLKGYLNLNIDFDKLENEFMKIAFRALDNQFEGFMHRDMQSRNIMIKDGSIYFIDFQGGRIGPLQYDLASLINDPYVALPYKIRMELIEYCMTKLLRIAGINENKFYNCYKYCSITRNLQILGAFGFLSKVKKKTFFEKYIPAALSGLKENFKLLDGKEFPGIKYLIDNIL; translated from the coding sequence ATGAAAGCTCTCATTTTAGCAGCCGGCCTCGGAACAAGGCTACTTCCTTATACCGAACATACTCCTAAACCGCTATTCCCGGTTGGAGGCCGCCCACTGATTGATATAATCATAAGAAAGCTGGAGGCTGCAGGATGTGAGGCAATCATAATAAACATTCACCATCTTTATCAGAAAATAGACGATTTTATATCTTCACAGAAATATTTGATACCGGTATTTACACGCTATGAGCCGTTAATATTAGGAACGGGCGGGGCAATAAAAAATGTTGCGGATTTTTTGGATAATAAACCGTTTATTGTAATAAACAGCGATATACTTACAGATATAAACCTGCAAGAAGTATATAGTTTCCATCTTGAACACAATGGTTGTGTTACTCTTGTATTAATTGATTTTGAAAAGTTCAATAATGTTTTTGTCAGTCAAGATAATCTTGTTCTTGGTTTTGAACAGCAACAACGAGAGAATTCACTACAGCCGGTTTGCGGGCAGGACTATAATACAAGGCTTGCTTTTACAGGTATACAGGTTATAGATCCTGAAATAATAGATTTAATACCTGAGAATAAATTTTCCCACAGCATTGATGTTTATAGACAAATAATAGCTGATGGCAAACAAATTCATGCCTATATACCTGATAAACTGTGCTGGAATGATCTTGGAACACCTGAAGCCTACAAAGAGGCTGTTATAGAAGAAACTGCTCCAAAAGCTTTCAAGGTTGCATTTGGTGATTACAGGAAGCAGGAAATCAAGACGATTAATCTTGCGGGTGATGGGTCCGATAGAAAATGGTTTCGTCTGATCTCCGGACAGTATTCTCTTATCATGGCAGATCACGGTATAAGAAGAGAAATTTCAAATACGGAGGTTGACTCTTTTATACAAATCGGCAACCATCTTAACAGCAAAGGTTTGCCGCTTCCAAGGATATATCTTCATGATGCCTTTTCAGGGCTTGTTTTTGTAGAAGATCTGGGAGATGTAAATTTGCAGGCAGTTATAATAAATGCCACTAGTCAAAGCGAGATCATAAACTGGTATAGAAGTATCATTGATCAACTTATCGAGCTTTCTATTTCGGGTGGTTTTGATTTTGATACTTCCTGGACATATCAAACTTCCAATTATAGCATTGAACTTATAATGCAAAAAGAGTGCGGATATTTTACTGATGCTTTTTTAAAAGGTTATTTGAATTTAAATATCGACTTTGATAAGTTAGAAAATGAATTTATGAAAATAGCCTTCCGGGCCCTCGACAATCAATTCGAAGGATTTATGCACAGGGATATGCAGTCTCGAAATATTATGATTAAAGATGGCAGTATTTATTTTATAGACTTTCAGGGTGGTCGCATAGGTCCTCTTCAGTATGATCTTGCATCATTAATAAATGATCCCTATGTTGCCCTGCCTTATAAAATTCGTATGGAGCTTATTGAATACTGCATGACAAAGCTTTTAAGAATTGCCGGAATAAATGAAAACAAATTTTATAATTGCTATAAGTACTGCTCTATAACACGAAATCTACAGATTCTTGGTGCTTTTGGATTTCTTAGTAAAGTTAAGAAAAAAACATTTTTTGAAAAATACATTCCTGCTGCATTGAGTGGGCTTAAAGAAAATTTTAAATTACTTGACGGAAAAGAATTCCCCGGTATAAAGTACCTAATTGACAATATATTATAA
- a CDS encoding VanZ family protein yields MEDKFRAGLISVIWISSIGIVIYFSLMPSVKFPVDFWQVDKLYHFFSYSWLSVLPMIAYSNRKFALTASFSMILLGVLIEIGQLYVPGRTFSAADIVMNTIGVYFGIYGWGYLRRFISFV; encoded by the coding sequence ATGGAGGATAAATTCCGGGCCGGATTGATTTCAGTAATATGGATAAGTTCTATTGGAATAGTTATTTACTTTTCGCTTATGCCTAGTGTGAAATTTCCGGTTGATTTCTGGCAGGTGGACAAACTTTACCATTTTTTTTCATACAGCTGGTTGTCCGTTTTGCCCATGATTGCCTATTCAAACAGAAAGTTTGCCTTAACGGCTTCTTTTAGCATGATTCTTTTGGGAGTATTGATAGAAATCGGCCAGCTTTATGTTCCGGGAAGAACTTTCTCTGCGGCGGATATTGTAATGAATACTATAGGTGTTTATTTCGGGATTTATGGCTGGGGTTATTTAAGGCGCTTTATTAGTTTTGTATAA
- the dapB gene encoding dihydrodipicolinate reductase has translation MDQVKVMVNGMPGNMASNIAKHVLNDDRFQLIPLSLTGPEIIEKEYDIASVRIRLIHPGERVDAIKELKTKENNFISVDYTHPLAANSNAEFFCNNLLPFVMGTTGGERGKLEDAVLSSGICAVIAPNMAKQIVGFQAMMEYGAETFPDLFKGYTLTLKESHQKGKADTSGTAKAMIGYFNKLGIPFTDEQVIKERDPENQKNMWGVPEEFIKGHGWHTYTIASGDKTVKFEFTHNVNGRDVYVAGTLDAILYLNSRINEGAKGKVFSMIDVLKGTGV, from the coding sequence ATGGATCAAGTAAAAGTTATGGTAAATGGAATGCCGGGAAATATGGCTTCAAATATTGCAAAGCATGTATTAAATGATGACAGATTTCAACTTATTCCATTATCTCTTACCGGGCCTGAAATTATTGAAAAAGAATATGATATTGCTTCCGTTCGCATCCGCCTTATTCATCCGGGTGAAAGAGTTGATGCCATAAAGGAATTAAAGACAAAAGAAAATAATTTTATAAGTGTGGACTATACCCATCCTTTAGCAGCAAATAGCAATGCAGAATTTTTCTGTAATAATTTACTTCCTTTTGTAATGGGAACAACAGGCGGTGAAAGAGGAAAGCTTGAAGATGCTGTTTTGTCATCAGGAATTTGTGCAGTAATTGCACCTAACATGGCAAAACAGATAGTCGGTTTTCAGGCAATGATGGAATATGGCGCAGAAACATTTCCCGATTTGTTTAAGGGATATACTCTTACACTCAAAGAGAGTCATCAAAAAGGTAAAGCTGATACAAGTGGTACTGCAAAAGCAATGATCGGATATTTTAATAAGCTTGGAATACCTTTTACTGATGAGCAGGTAATCAAAGAAAGAGACCCTGAAAATCAAAAGAACATGTGGGGTGTACCTGAAGAATTTATCAAGGGGCATGGTTGGCATACTTATACAATTGCTTCCGGGGATAAAACCGTCAAATTTGAGTTTACACATAATGTAAACGGCCGTGATGTATATGTAGCAGGCACTCTTGATGCAATACTTTATTTGAACAGCAGAATAAATGAAGGCGCAAAAGGAAAAGTGTTTTCAATGATTGATGTTTTAAAAGGAACCGGCGTTTGA
- a CDS encoding 2-oxoacid:acceptor oxidoreductase family protein yields the protein MQREVMFAGFGGQGILFSAKILAEAALEEGHEVVWIPSYGPEMRGGTAYCMVVISDRPIASPIVSNPLHLVAMNRPSLEKFAPAVKPGGVIMINSSLIQIDSGRKDIDEIKVSVSEIAKDIGSMKASNIVALGAFVARSKMVDFEILKKCVKAEFASKEKLIPLNMQALESGRLAALNQ from the coding sequence ATGCAACGTGAAGTAATGTTTGCCGGTTTCGGGGGGCAGGGGATTCTTTTTAGCGCAAAAATTCTGGCAGAAGCTGCTTTGGAAGAGGGCCATGAGGTTGTCTGGATTCCATCATATGGTCCTGAAATGAGAGGTGGTACTGCATATTGCATGGTTGTGATAAGTGATAGGCCGATTGCTTCTCCTATTGTGTCGAATCCTTTGCATTTAGTGGCAATGAACCGGCCTTCGCTTGAAAAATTTGCACCCGCTGTTAAACCGGGCGGAGTGATTATGATAAACAGTTCGCTTATACAAATTGATTCGGGTCGTAAAGATATAGATGAAATCAAGGTTTCAGTATCAGAGATTGCAAAAGATATTGGAAGTATGAAAGCTTCAAATATTGTTGCTTTAGGAGCGTTTGTCGCCCGCAGCAAGATGGTGGATTTTGAGATATTAAAAAAATGTGTCAAAGCTGAATTTGCAAGTAAAGAAAAACTGATACCCCTTAATATGCAGGCCCTTGAAAGCGGCAGGTTGGCGGCTTTGAACCAGTAA
- the cmk gene encoding (d)CMP kinase: protein MNNNADTVAKLLLITIDGPAGAGKTTVSKILAERLGYKYIDTGALYRGVAYEAKKHNISPDDDLKLEKLCATLNLEFIRNDKGLRLLSNHTDISDEIRTPEMSMLASAVSARMVVRKYLLFLQKELGKEKGAVFEGRDMGTVVFPLADVKFYLDASVKTRALRRYMELSGTKDSITLEEIESDIKLRDENDKNRKLAPLKPAEDAIILDSTDLDIEAVVNKMLSCVNNPGCPDR, encoded by the coding sequence ATGAATAACAATGCCGATACTGTCGCAAAACTTCTTCTCATAACCATAGACGGCCCTGCCGGTGCCGGCAAAACTACGGTGAGTAAGATACTGGCTGAACGCCTCGGGTATAAATATATTGATACAGGTGCTCTTTACAGGGGTGTTGCCTATGAAGCGAAAAAACATAATATCAGCCCTGATGATGATTTAAAGCTTGAAAAGCTTTGTGCGACTCTTAATCTTGAGTTTATAAGAAATGATAAAGGGCTTCGCCTTTTATCCAATCATACTGACATATCAGATGAAATCCGAACGCCTGAGATGTCTATGCTTGCTTCTGCGGTTTCAGCAAGAATGGTAGTAAGAAAATATCTTCTTTTCCTGCAAAAAGAACTTGGTAAAGAAAAGGGGGCTGTTTTTGAAGGACGCGATATGGGCACTGTTGTTTTTCCCTTGGCCGATGTAAAATTCTATCTTGATGCTTCCGTTAAAACAAGAGCTCTCAGGAGATATATGGAATTATCCGGAACAAAAGACTCTATCACATTAGAGGAAATTGAAAGCGATATAAAGCTTCGTGATGAAAACGACAAAAACAGGAAACTCGCTCCTTTAAAACCGGCCGAAGATGCTATTATACTAGATTCAACCGATCTTGATATTGAAGCGGTTGTGAATAAGATGCTTTCTTGCGTTAATAATCCCGGTTGCCCGGATAGATAG
- a CDS encoding GAF and ANTAR domain-containing protein, with protein sequence MEIASPETHDKYIKALMDISRVITSDLYLEDILKLIVMVTAKVTGVEICSLWLIDENESPPKIRLKATQALDPYYVKDRSLNMNEGVVGFVATNKKPLIIEDVLKEPNFKEKEMAKKLGLVSMVGVPLEVKEENIIGVLNCFTSVSRKFSEIEVNLIRTVANQAAVAIMNTELMVKTKVIQEELETRKLIEKAKEILMLRRNKSGDEAYRWIRKRSMDTRKSIRSVAEAILLSEELEP encoded by the coding sequence ATGGAAATTGCTTCTCCCGAAACCCACGATAAATATATAAAGGCTCTTATGGATATAAGCAGAGTAATCACATCTGACTTATATCTTGAAGATATTCTAAAGCTTATAGTAATGGTAACTGCCAAGGTAACAGGCGTTGAAATATGTTCTCTCTGGCTTATAGATGAAAACGAATCTCCTCCTAAAATCCGTCTTAAAGCAACACAGGCACTGGACCCTTACTATGTCAAAGATCGCTCATTAAACATGAACGAAGGTGTGGTAGGTTTTGTAGCAACAAACAAAAAACCGCTGATAATTGAAGATGTGCTAAAAGAACCCAATTTCAAGGAAAAGGAAATGGCAAAGAAGTTGGGTCTTGTTTCCATGGTCGGTGTTCCCCTTGAGGTTAAAGAAGAAAATATCATAGGTGTTTTAAACTGTTTTACATCTGTTTCCAGAAAGTTTTCTGAAATAGAAGTCAATCTTATACGAACAGTTGCTAACCAGGCTGCAGTTGCGATAATGAATACAGAATTGATGGTTAAAACAAAAGTTATTCAGGAAGAGCTTGAAACCAGAAAACTTATTGAAAAAGCTAAAGAAATTCTTATGCTCCGTCGGAATAAAAGCGGCGATGAAGCATATCGTTGGATACGAAAACGAAGTATGGATACGAGAAAATCAATAAGGAGTGTGGCTGAAGCCATATTACTTTCCGAAGAACTTGAACCGTAA
- a CDS encoding histidinol-phosphate transaminase codes for MKLKAPEHILSIKPYVPGKPIEELEREYGISGSIKLASNENPLGPSPMALSAIEKVLSGLNRYPDGSGCELVNKLSKHLEVSSNKIVLGNGSDEIIEMLTTAFLMPEDEVIIPKPSFLMYEISAKSAGAKLLFIPLKSLSIDLDAIAEAITDKTRLIFLCNPNNPTGTVISKKNFEKFIRKVPGNVIVVMDEAYIEFIRDKDCVRGLDYIGSEFNIVTLRTFSKIYGLAGLRIGYGVMPEYIAGILNRIRPPFNASSLAQAGAAAALGDVEFFNKTIKLVHDELEFMYDALNKIGISFYPTQSNFFLIDVKKSADDVFESMLRLGVIVRSMTSYGYPEYIRVSIGLHEENIRFLNALKKVL; via the coding sequence ATGAAACTTAAAGCTCCTGAACATATACTTTCCATAAAACCTTATGTTCCGGGAAAGCCCATTGAAGAGCTTGAAAGAGAGTATGGGATATCAGGTTCCATAAAGCTGGCATCAAACGAAAATCCTCTTGGGCCTTCTCCAATGGCTCTTAGTGCTATTGAGAAAGTACTGTCAGGGTTAAACCGGTATCCGGACGGAAGTGGTTGTGAACTTGTGAACAAGCTTTCAAAGCATCTTGAGGTTTCATCTAATAAAATTGTTTTAGGAAACGGCTCCGATGAAATAATAGAAATGCTTACAACCGCGTTTCTAATGCCGGAAGATGAAGTGATAATACCAAAGCCTTCTTTTCTGATGTATGAGATATCGGCTAAGAGTGCTGGCGCAAAGCTTTTGTTTATTCCTTTAAAATCTCTTTCAATCGATCTTGATGCAATTGCAGAAGCGATTACGGACAAAACCCGCTTGATATTTTTGTGTAATCCTAATAATCCAACCGGGACGGTTATTTCAAAAAAGAACTTTGAAAAATTTATCAGAAAAGTTCCGGGTAATGTAATTGTTGTTATGGATGAAGCGTATATAGAATTTATCCGTGACAAAGATTGTGTGCGAGGTTTGGATTATATCGGTTCGGAATTTAATATAGTGACACTTCGTACTTTTTCAAAAATATACGGACTGGCGGGCTTAAGGATAGGTTATGGTGTTATGCCCGAATATATAGCTGGCATTTTAAACAGGATCAGACCCCCTTTTAATGCCAGTTCTCTTGCTCAGGCAGGAGCTGCTGCGGCACTTGGAGACGTGGAGTTTTTTAATAAAACAATAAAGCTCGTTCATGATGAGCTTGAATTTATGTATGATGCTTTAAATAAAATCGGAATCAGTTTTTATCCAACACAGTCGAACTTTTTTTTAATTGATGTTAAAAAGAGCGCAGATGATGTTTTTGAAAGCATGCTAAGACTTGGAGTAATTGTAAGGTCGATGACTTCCTATGGATATCCCGAATACATTAGGGTCAGCATCGGGTTGCATGAAGAAAATATACGTTTTTTAAATGCCCTCAAAAAGGTGCTGTAA
- a CDS encoding tetratricopeptide repeat protein has product MQYCKKRLWLIISLFLVGSFLLISPGCSNEAKKARHFTKAEKYYSENKFREAILEYRNVVKLDPKDSKAHYKLGVAYMKTKLFKEAYAEFMKTVELDPDMIDAHNQLGTIYLLSGKPEKAKEHVDIVLSKDPNNSLAHMLFSGLYIFEKNLDAAIAEAKKAAEGKMKIEAYLHLANLYIMKKDLPKAEEMLISAVKLNEKSIVARFALANFYLRSGNKDKAEREYMDAVKVAPEDTRVYVALGNFYFVTKRPEDAEKQFLKTMELSPKDIPVQMRLGELYLAWGKKEKAEAAFKEAVKINPENIKVLAQLASFYIDNKKYDEGLKETEKIIKINPKSYEGLLLKGRLYLVRNKFTEAQSFFQSYLKDNPKVPLGYYLLGMAHYGNKEIQQAKSALAEAIKLNPKWPEPKFLLANIYMREGAYNEAVNEAKEVLNQNPRNPQSYLIMGNSYLMQKNIPEASKTFEELIKIAPNNPVAYTQTGRLLLIQKKEKEAIENFEKALKLQPNYIDPLRFIVAVLIINKDYDKGFARVEEQIKISPKNPFFYNILASLYEVVQDLANAENNLKKSIEISPEIPALHMALGNFYLRHKTMDKAKSSYKETIKKAPDSLNAHMALGMIYENEKKYDEAKDHYQKVLNINPDFPPALNNLAYIYAEKGGNIDEALNLAQKAKELVPDDPHISDTLGWIYYKKNIFSRAVSYLKDANENIADQPLVKYHLGMAYYKNGNLDLAKIELKKALELDPEFEGSGEASATLKTIK; this is encoded by the coding sequence ATGCAATATTGTAAAAAGCGCTTGTGGCTTATTATTTCTTTATTTCTTGTTGGTTCTTTTTTGTTAATCAGTCCAGGCTGCTCGAATGAGGCAAAAAAAGCAAGACACTTTACTAAAGCTGAAAAATATTATTCTGAAAACAAATTTCGTGAAGCGATCCTGGAATATAGAAATGTTGTGAAGCTTGATCCTAAGGATTCAAAGGCTCATTATAAACTTGGTGTGGCTTATATGAAGACAAAATTATTCAAAGAAGCCTATGCTGAATTTATGAAAACTGTAGAGCTTGATCCTGATATGATAGATGCACATAACCAGCTTGGTACAATATACCTTCTATCAGGAAAACCTGAAAAAGCAAAAGAACATGTGGATATTGTTCTTTCAAAAGATCCGAATAATTCTTTAGCGCACATGCTTTTCAGCGGCTTGTATATTTTCGAAAAAAATCTTGATGCTGCGATTGCCGAAGCAAAAAAAGCTGCAGAAGGGAAAATGAAAATTGAAGCCTATCTGCATCTTGCCAATCTTTATATTATGAAAAAAGATCTTCCCAAAGCAGAAGAAATGTTGATTTCTGCAGTAAAATTAAATGAAAAGAGCATAGTGGCACGTTTTGCTCTTGCAAATTTTTATTTGCGTTCCGGTAATAAGGATAAAGCAGAGCGTGAATATATGGATGCAGTTAAAGTGGCTCCTGAGGATACGAGAGTTTATGTGGCATTGGGGAATTTCTATTTTGTTACAAAAAGGCCTGAGGATGCAGAAAAGCAGTTTTTAAAAACTATGGAATTATCACCGAAAGATATCCCTGTGCAAATGCGCCTTGGAGAGCTTTATCTTGCATGGGGCAAAAAAGAAAAGGCAGAAGCTGCCTTTAAAGAAGCTGTTAAGATAAATCCCGAAAACATTAAAGTTTTAGCACAGCTGGCAAGTTTTTACATAGATAATAAAAAGTATGATGAAGGCTTGAAGGAAACAGAAAAAATTATAAAAATTAATCCTAAAAGCTATGAGGGGCTTCTCTTAAAGGGGAGACTCTATCTGGTCAGGAATAAATTTACCGAAGCGCAAAGTTTCTTCCAGTCATATTTGAAAGACAATCCAAAAGTTCCTTTAGGTTATTATCTTCTTGGCATGGCTCATTACGGAAACAAAGAAATACAGCAGGCAAAATCAGCTCTTGCAGAAGCAATTAAACTAAATCCAAAATGGCCTGAACCAAAATTTCTTCTTGCAAATATATATATGAGAGAAGGAGCTTATAATGAGGCGGTTAATGAAGCAAAGGAAGTATTGAACCAAAATCCCAGAAATCCCCAATCTTATCTGATTATGGGTAATTCATACCTTATGCAGAAAAATATTCCCGAAGCTTCAAAGACTTTTGAAGAACTGATCAAAATTGCGCCTAACAACCCTGTCGCATATACTCAGACGGGTCGTTTATTACTAATACAAAAGAAAGAAAAAGAGGCTATTGAAAATTTTGAAAAAGCTTTGAAACTGCAACCAAATTACATTGATCCTTTAAGATTTATTGTCGCTGTTCTGATTATAAATAAGGATTATGATAAGGGTTTTGCAAGAGTTGAGGAGCAAATTAAAATTTCTCCTAAGAATCCTTTTTTTTATAATATTCTTGCCAGCCTTTATGAAGTTGTTCAAGATCTGGCAAATGCGGAAAATAATCTAAAGAAATCCATAGAGATTAGCCCTGAAATACCGGCTTTGCATATGGCGCTTGGCAATTTTTATTTGCGCCATAAAACAATGGATAAGGCAAAGAGTTCTTATAAGGAGACAATAAAAAAGGCTCCTGATTCTCTCAATGCCCATATGGCTTTAGGGATGATTTATGAAAATGAGAAGAAATATGATGAAGCTAAAGATCACTATCAAAAGGTATTAAACATCAATCCCGACTTTCCGCCAGCTTTAAACAATCTGGCCTATATTTATGCAGAAAAGGGAGGTAATATTGACGAGGCGCTAAACCTTGCACAAAAGGCCAAAGAACTGGTTCCTGATGATCCTCATATTTCCGATACGCTTGGATGGATTTATTACAAAAAAAATATTTTCAGCAGAGCCGTTTCATACCTTAAAGATGCAAATGAAAATATTGCCGATCAGCCCCTTGTGAAATACCATCTTGGAATGGCCTACTATAAAAACGGCAATCTTGATCTTGCAAAAATTGAGCTTAAGAAAGCCCTGGAGCTTGACCCTGAATTTGAAGGTTCCGGTGAAGCTTCTGCAACACTTAAAACGATAAAATAG
- a CDS encoding 1-acyl-sn-glycerol-3-phosphate acyltransferase: MNKFKEKVRKWINGILLDTHNYYSCYLPENINFFLSHFLKLFFSGIKIDSDQLNIFKQLPGNAIVIYASKFKSNFEFLFAYACYKEMGLPFPEIGFDYNASIWQQTSRKLRMIVSCLDYYFQNKSFPDPYKNGYIKEELLKGKSAFLSLVKDKPFYKRFAKDKTDPIAYLLELQKTTERPIYIIPQIMSFGKSPIRTTNPLTDIVFGTAYKAGRIRKIVTLFKYPEKIIVELSEPINLKQFMESKDKEVYGIQYLSLLLRRNLLLQLNRHRQTIIGPALKSPAELKESILASPRFTVFLETYSKSRKTTIDEVRKEVEKYLDEIAAKYNNSVIRVIAALVGWIVNTMFDGYTINTDGLNKVKNMSLKGPLILIPCHKSHIDYLILSYLLYNNNMPSPHIAAGKNLSFWPMGPLFRASGAFFIRRTLGGAALYLRVFSEYIYKLLEEGFNIEFFIEGGRSRTGKLILPKLGFLSILLEAYKKGACKDLIFVPIFIGYDRVIEEGSYLDELEGGQKEPENLFQLIKAGKLLKKKYGKIYIQFNESISLNEFLADRDIPLKSMTSKEQNAFCRNLGYRMINAINDASVVTPFSLTASAILNCTKNRFTYENILSDIETYIKYLSYQETKISDTLISDYKRAIELVFESYIQRKFIEPVYHGKTSDPQSSEFFVNINKRPAIEYYKNNSISHFIPAAISAIEILKIESFQFQASDLHAGYAFLQNFFKYEFAYDVDKTTEYFVRKSIKVFIDNAVLVPHEKLPDTYNITSAGLKTLNMFSNFLKPYFESYLVVIKFLGATPKKGLDAKERIKKIQILGSRMYKKNEIKQIEAMSKVNYTNALDFFGNKGIKDSSNPDKIKYYEDIINKYLSLLRYAG, from the coding sequence ATGAATAAATTTAAAGAAAAAGTACGAAAGTGGATTAACGGTATTCTTCTTGATACTCATAATTATTATTCGTGTTATTTGCCGGAAAATATAAATTTCTTTTTATCTCATTTTCTCAAATTGTTTTTTTCCGGTATAAAAATAGATTCCGATCAGCTTAATATCTTTAAACAACTTCCTGGAAATGCAATTGTTATTTATGCATCAAAATTTAAAAGTAATTTTGAATTTTTATTTGCTTATGCATGCTATAAGGAAATGGGGCTTCCTTTTCCCGAAATCGGTTTTGACTACAATGCATCTATATGGCAACAAACATCCAGAAAATTAAGGATGATAGTATCCTGTTTGGATTATTATTTTCAAAACAAATCATTTCCCGATCCTTATAAAAACGGATATATTAAAGAAGAGCTCTTAAAGGGTAAATCAGCTTTTCTGTCACTAGTTAAAGATAAACCGTTTTACAAACGCTTTGCTAAGGATAAAACCGATCCTATAGCGTATCTTCTCGAATTGCAGAAAACAACCGAACGGCCCATATATATAATTCCGCAAATCATGTCATTTGGGAAAAGCCCCATTCGAACAACCAATCCATTGACTGATATTGTATTTGGTACTGCTTATAAAGCCGGACGGATTAGAAAAATTGTAACACTTTTTAAGTATCCTGAAAAAATAATTGTTGAATTATCCGAGCCTATAAATTTGAAACAATTTATGGAATCAAAGGATAAAGAAGTATATGGAATACAATATCTGTCACTGCTTTTAAGGCGGAATTTACTTCTTCAGCTAAATCGTCATCGCCAAACCATTATTGGGCCTGCGCTTAAGTCACCAGCGGAGTTAAAAGAAAGTATTCTGGCAAGTCCTAGATTTACGGTATTTCTTGAAACATATTCAAAGTCCAGAAAAACAACCATTGACGAAGTGCGGAAGGAAGTTGAAAAATATCTCGATGAAATTGCTGCAAAGTATAATAATTCAGTCATAAGGGTTATAGCGGCGTTAGTGGGATGGATAGTAAATACCATGTTTGATGGTTATACCATTAACACGGATGGATTAAATAAAGTAAAGAATATGTCCTTGAAAGGCCCCCTGATATTAATTCCATGCCATAAAAGCCATATTGATTATCTTATACTTTCATATTTGCTTTATAATAATAATATGCCAAGTCCCCATATAGCCGCGGGGAAAAATCTTTCTTTCTGGCCTATGGGACCTTTGTTCAGAGCGAGTGGCGCTTTTTTCATCAGGCGCACTTTAGGAGGTGCTGCTCTTTATTTGAGAGTTTTTTCCGAATATATATATAAGCTCCTTGAAGAAGGTTTTAATATCGAATTTTTTATAGAAGGAGGAAGGAGCAGAACCGGAAAACTTATCCTGCCTAAGCTTGGCTTTCTTTCTATTTTATTAGAAGCTTATAAAAAGGGAGCGTGCAAGGATTTGATATTTGTGCCCATATTTATAGGCTATGACAGAGTTATCGAAGAAGGTTCTTATCTTGATGAGCTTGAAGGCGGGCAAAAAGAGCCGGAAAATTTATTCCAGTTAATAAAGGCCGGAAAATTACTGAAGAAAAAGTACGGGAAGATATATATTCAATTTAATGAATCGATTTCACTTAATGAATTTCTTGCAGATAGAGATATTCCTCTAAAAAGTATGACATCTAAAGAGCAGAATGCTTTTTGCCGGAATCTTGGATATAGAATGATAAATGCTATCAATGATGCTTCTGTTGTTACGCCCTTCTCTCTTACCGCAAGCGCTATTTTAAACTGTACAAAAAATAGATTTACCTATGAAAATATCCTTTCCGATATAGAAACGTATATTAAATATTTATCTTATCAGGAAACAAAGATTTCGGATACTCTGATTTCCGATTATAAACGAGCCATAGAACTGGTTTTTGAATCATATATCCAGAGAAAATTTATTGAACCGGTTTACCATGGAAAAACGAGCGATCCTCAATCATCTGAATTTTTTGTTAACATAAATAAGCGTCCTGCAATTGAATATTACAAAAACAACAGCATTTCGCATTTTATTCCGGCGGCTATTTCAGCTATTGAAATTCTAAAAATAGAATCATTTCAGTTCCAAGCTTCCGATCTTCACGCCGGATATGCTTTTTTGCAAAACTTTTTTAAATATGAATTTGCATATGATGTTGATAAAACTACAGAGTATTTTGTCCGTAAAAGTATAAAGGTATTTATAGATAATGCCGTACTTGTACCTCATGAAAAGCTTCCCGATACTTATAATATTACATCAGCCGGGTTAAAAACGCTGAATATGTTTTCTAATTTTTTAAAGCCCTACTTTGAATCATATCTCGTTGTGATAAAATTTTTAGGAGCAACTCCTAAAAAAGGGCTTGATGCAAAAGAGCGCATAAAAAAAATCCAAATCTTAGGAAGCCGTATGTATAAAAAAAATGAGATCAAACAAATTGAGGCCATGTCTAAAGTAAACTATACCAATGCGTTGGATTTTTTTGGGAATAAGGGGATAAAAGATTCTTCAAATCCTGATAAAATAAAATATTATGAAGATATTATTAATAAATACCTTAGTTTGTTGCGATATGCCGGATAA